Proteins encoded by one window of Arabidopsis thaliana chromosome 2, partial sequence:
- a CDS encoding Subtilase family protein (Subtilase family protein; FUNCTIONS IN: identical protein binding, serine-type endopeptidase activity; INVOLVED IN: proteolysis, negative regulation of catalytic activity; LOCATED IN: cell wall, plant-type cell wall; EXPRESSED IN: 22 plant structures; EXPRESSED DURING: 13 growth stages; CONTAINS InterPro DOMAIN/s: Protease-associated PA (InterPro:IPR003137), Proteinase inhibitor, propeptide (InterPro:IPR009020), Peptidase S8/S53, subtilisin/kexin/sedolisin (InterPro:IPR000209), Peptidase S8, subtilisin-related (InterPro:IPR015500), Peptidase S8/S53, subtilisin, active site (InterPro:IPR022398), Proteinase inhibitor I9, subtilisin propeptide (InterPro:IPR010259); BEST Arabidopsis thaliana protein match is: Subtilase family protein (TAIR:AT5G67360.1); Has 7371 Blast hits to 6472 proteins in 1023 species: Archae - 222; Bacteria - 3849; Metazoa - 147; Fungi - 727; Plants - 1890; Viruses - 0; Other Eukaryotes - 536 (source: NCBI BLink).) translates to MASSSSSSSSITIITTFLFLLLHTTAKKTYIIRVNHSDKPESFLTHHDWYTSQLNSESSLLYTYTTSFHGFSAYLDSTEADSLLSSSNSILDIFEDPLYTLHTTRTPEFLGLNSEFGVHDLGSSSNGVIIGVLDTGVWPESRSFDDTDMPEIPSKWKGECESGSDFDSKLCNKKLIGARSFSKGFQMASGGGFSSKRESVSPRDVDGHGTHTSTTAAGSAVRNASFLGYAAGTARGMATRARVATYKVCWSTGCFGSDILAAMDRAILDGVDVLSLSLGGGSAPYYRDTIAIGAFSAMERGVFVSCSAGNSGPTRASVANVAPWVMTVGAGTLDRDFPAFANLGNGKRLTGVSLYSGVGMGTKPLELVYNKGNSSSSNLCLPGSLDSSIVRGKIVVCDRGVNARVEKGAVVRDAGGLGMIMANTAASGEELVADSHLLPAIAVGKKTGDLLREYVKSDSKPTALLVFKGTVLDVKPSPVVAAFSSRGPNTVTPEILKPDVIGPGVNILAGWSDAIGPTGLDKDSRRTQFNIMSGTSMSCPHISGLAGLLKAAHPEWSPSAIKSALMTTAYVLDNTNAPLHDAADNSLSNPYAHGSGHVDPQKALSPGLVYDISTEEYIRFLCSLDYTVDHIVAIVKRPSVNCSKKFSDPGQLNYPSFSVLFGGKRVVRYTREVTNVGAASSVYKVTVNGAPSVGISVKPSKLSFKSVGEKKRYTVTFVSKKGVSMTNKAEFGSITWSNPQHEVRSPVAFSWNRF, encoded by the exons atggcttcttcttcttcttcttcttcctccatcaCAATCATCACCaccttcctcttccttctcctccacACAACCGCCAAAAAAACCTACATCATCCGCGTCAATCACTCCGATAAACCGGAATCATTCCTCACTCACCACGATTGGTACACATCTCAACTCAATTCAGAATCATCTCTTCTCTACACTTACACAACCTCCTTCCATGGCTTCTCCGCTTACCTCGACTCCACCGAAGCCGATTCTCTCCTCTCCTCCTCAAACTCAATCCTCGATATCTTCGAAGATCCTCTCTACACACTTCACACTACGCGTACTCCTGAGTTTCTCGGTCTCAATTCCGAATTCGGTGTTCACGATCTCGGTTCTTCTTCTAACGGCGTTATCATCGGAGTTTTAGATACTGGCGTTTGGCCTGAATCTAGAAGCTTCGATGATACTGATATGCCTGAGATTCCTTCTAAATGGAAAGGAGAATGTGAATCTGGTTCCGATTTCGATTCCAAGTTGTGTAACAAGAAGCTTATCGGAGCTAGAAGCTTCTCCAAAGGATTTCAAATGGCTTCTGGTGGTGGTTTTTCGAGTAAGCGTGAATCTGTTTCTCCTCGTGATGTTGACGGACATGGAACACATACTTCAACTACCGCCGCGGGATCCGCCGTTAGAAACGCTAGCTTCCTCGGTTACGCCGCCGGTACGGCCAGAGGTATGGCCACTCGTGCTCGTGTTGCTACTTATAAAGTTTGTTGGAGTACTGGTTGTTTTGGATCTGATATACTAGCTGCTATGGATCGAGCTATACTTGATGGTGTTGATGTGCTTTCGTTATCTCTTGGTGGTGGTTCTGCTCCGTATTATCGCGATACGATTGCGATTGGAGCGTTTTCGGCTATGGAGAGAGGTGTTTTTGTGTCTTGTTCTGCTGGTAATAGTGGTCCTACTAGAGCTTCTGTTGCCAATGTTGCTCCTTGGGTTATGACTGTTGGTGCTGGTACTTTAGATAGAGATTTTCCGGCTTTTGCGAATCTCGGTAACGGGAAACGACTTACCGGTGTTTCGCTGTATAGCGGTGTAGGAATGGGGACGAAGCCGCTTGAATTGGTTTATAATAAAGGGAATAGTAGTTCGAGTAATCTTTGTTTACCTGGTTCGCTTGATTCGAGTATTGTTCGTGGGAAGATTGTTGTTTGTGATAGAGGTGTTAATGCTAGAGTTGAGAAAGGAGCTGTGGTTAGAGATGCTGGTGGTTTAGGGATGATAATGGCGAATACTGCTGCGAGTGGAGAGGAGCTTGTGGCGGATAGTCATTTGCTTCCCGCGATCGCTGTAGGGAAGAAGACTGGTGATTTACTTAGGGAGTATGTTAAGTCAGATTCTAAACCAACCgctcttcttgtttttaaaGGAACGGTTCTTGACGTTAAGCCGTCTCCTGTGGTTGCTGCTTTTAGCTCGAGAGGTCCTAATACTGTTACTCCTGAAATCTTGAAGCCTGATGTTATTGGTCCTGGAGTTAATATTTTGGCTGGTTGGTCTGACGCTATTGGTCCTACTGGTCTTGACAAGGACTCTAGGAGGACTCAGTTCAACATCATGTCAG GTACGTCAATGTCATGCCCACACATCAGTGGTTTAGCGGGTCTTTTGAAAGCAGCTCACCCTGAGTGGAGTCCGAGTGCTATCAAATCAGCTCTCATGACTACAGCTTACGTTCTTGACAACACCAACGCTCCTCTCCATGATGCTGCAGACAACAGCCTATCTAACCCATATGCTCACGGCTCGGGCCATGTAGATCCCCAAAAGGCTCTCTCACCAGGTCTTGTCTACGACATCTCAACCGAGGAATACATCAGGTTTTTGTGCTCTCTAGACTACACAGTCGATCACATTGTTGCGATTGTGAAGCGACCTAGCGTTAACTGCTCGAAGAAGTTCTCAGATCCTGGTCAGCTCAACTACCCAAGTTTCTCGGTTTTGTTTGGGGGTAAAAGAGTTGTGCGGTACACTCGGGAAGTAACAAATGTTGGTGCAGCAAGCTCGGTTTACAAAGTGACGGTTAATGGAGCTCCTAGTGTCGGAATCTCTGTTAAACCATCGAAACTTTCGTTTAAAAGCGtgggagagaagaagaggtaCACAGTCACGTTTGTTAGCAAGAAAGGAGTGAGTATGACGAACAAGGCTGAGTTTGGTTCCATCACTTGGAGCAATCCGCAGCACGAAGTGAGAAGTCCCGTTGCATTCTCTTGGAACCggttttga
- the RIPK gene encoding Protein kinase superfamily protein (Protein kinase superfamily protein; FUNCTIONS IN: protein serine/threonine kinase activity, protein kinase activity, kinase activity, ATP binding; INVOLVED IN: protein amino acid phosphorylation; LOCATED IN: cellular_component unknown; EXPRESSED IN: 22 plant structures; EXPRESSED DURING: 13 growth stages; CONTAINS InterPro DOMAIN/s: Protein kinase, catalytic domain (InterPro:IPR000719), Serine-threonine/tyrosine-protein kinase (InterPro:IPR001245), Protein kinase-like domain (InterPro:IPR011009), Serine/threonine-protein kinase, active site (InterPro:IPR008271); BEST Arabidopsis thaliana protein match is: Protein kinase superfamily protein (TAIR:AT5G35580.1); Has 113425 Blast hits to 112177 proteins in 3510 species: Archae - 99; Bacteria - 13130; Metazoa - 41743; Fungi - 9248; Plants - 32526; Viruses - 361; Other Eukaryotes - 16318 (source: NCBI BLink).): protein MAVKKKVSWRSLIVGCLGDPETLMASSKKPKRKNDVIKKQSSFQRLSILDMSNPSSNTLSEDLSISLAGSDLHVFTLAELKVITQSFSSTNFLGEGGFGPVHKGFIDDKLRPGLKAQPVAVKLLDLEGLQGHREWLTEVMFLGQLKHKNLVKLIGYCCEEEHRTLVYEFMPRGSLENQLFRRYSASLPWSTRMKIAHGAATGLQFLHEAENPVIYRDFKASNILLDSDYTAKLSDFGLAKDGPEGDDTHVSTRVMGTQGYAAPEYIMTGHLTARSDVYSFGVVLLELLTGRRSVDKKRSSREQNLVDWARPMLNDPRKLSRIMDPRLEGQYSETGARKAATLAYQCLSHRPKNRPCMSAVVSILNDLKDYNDIPMGTFTYTVPNTPDNKEDDGRVGNKPRKSSHHHHHQQQQSNHPRSSPSPTTKSPSPTAKSPRNSTENHRRTLRNGVNSPLRSEAGGERY from the exons atggcggtgaagaagaaagtttcatGGAGATCACTAATCGTTGGATGTTTAGGAGATCCAGAAACCCTAATGGCATCTTCAAAGaaacctaaaagaaaaaatgacgtcatcaagaaacagagctcTTTTCAAAGACTATCGATACTTGATATGAGCAATCCAAGTTCCAACACTTTGTCAGAAGATCTATCGATTTCTTTGGCCGGATCAGATCTTCATGTGTTTACCCTAGCGGAGCTTAAAGTCATTACACAAAGCTTTTCATCGACCAATTTTCTAGGTGAAGGTGGGTTTGGTCCTGTTCATAAGGGTTTCATTGATGATAAGCTACGTCCTGGTCTTAAAGCTCAGCCTGTTGCTGTTAAATTGCTTGATCTTGAAGGTCTTCAAGGTCACCGTGAATGGCTG ACGGAAGTTATGTTTTTGGGACAATTGAAGCACAAAAATTTGGTGAAATTGATTGGTTATTGTTGTGAGGAAGAACATAGAACTCTTGTTTATGAGTTCATGCCTCGTGGAAGCTTAGAGAATCAACTTTTCAGAA GATACTCTGCCTCGCTTCCATGGTCAACAAGAATGAAGATCGCTCATGGAGCTGCAACAGGACTTCAATTTCTACACGAAGCTGAAAATCCTGTTATCTATCGGGATTTCAAAGCCTCCAATATCTTGTTAGATTCC GATTACACGGCGAAACTCTCTGACTTCGGGTTAGCCAAAGACGGACCAGAAGGAGACGACACTCATGTGTCAACTCGAGTGATGGGCACACAAGGCTACGCAGCTCCTGAATACATCATGACCGGTCATTTAACAGCAAGAAGTGACGTATACAGCTTTGGAGTTGTGTTGCTAGAGCTTTTGACCGGACGGAGATCAGTAGACAAAAAGAGATCATCGAGGGAACAAAACCTTGTGGACTGGGCTCGTCCAATGCTCAATGACCCACGTAAACTATCTCGAATCATGGACCCGAGACTTGAAGGTCAGTACTCAGAGACAGGAGCAAGAAAAGCAGCAACATTGGCTTACCAATGCTTAAGCCATCGACCCAAGAACCGGCCATGTATGAGTGCCGTCGTCTCTATACTCAATGATCTTAAAGACTATAATGATATTCCTATGGGGACTTTCACTTACACGGTGCCAAACACTCCGGAcaataaagaagatgatggtcGTGTTGGTAATAAGCCACGTAAGAgtagtcatcatcatcatcatcaacaacaacaaagtaaTCATCCCCGGTCGTCTCCATCTCCGACAACCAAGTCTCCATCTCCCACGGCCAAGTCGCCGAGGAATTCAACGGAAAATCACCGGAGAACGTTGAGAAATGGAGTGAATTCGCCGTTGAGAAGTGAGGCAGGTGGGGAACGGTACTAA
- a CDS encoding F-box protein (DUF295) (CONTAINS InterPro DOMAIN/s: F-box domain, cyclin-like (InterPro:IPR001810), Protein of unknown function DUF295 (InterPro:IPR005174); BEST Arabidopsis thaliana protein match is: F-box family protein with a domain of unknown function (DUF295) (TAIR:AT4G17565.1); Has 491 Blast hits to 474 proteins in 11 species: Archae - 0; Bacteria - 0; Metazoa - 0; Fungi - 0; Plants - 491; Viruses - 0; Other Eukaryotes - 0 (source: NCBI BLink).): MIETNKKASWSELCPDVLRCVFELLSFSDLNRTRSVCSSWHSASRHCVPTQNQIPWLILFPRNNVNNNNNNSCVLFVPDDRDSLYKTKDLGVGFMLSNCLATYGSWILMMDRLCNLNILNPLTGEKIDLPRTKFDLPRLESSVACLWIDEKTKDYIVVWKIKNSLVYAKKGNHTWQQVFSMNEELSVEQIVYEHKTQKLYVHFNDSTLSIWRLSREDPHGVFENYIPFDFVFQDFLPDRRTDEELYVKEYIDTRLNIALTTSGELLKVASVVQKSKRWLFRIYKMNYIKRRWERIESLGDEALILDMGITIVAKDIPGLKRNSIYISGFDYGRKHLDHIFIFDLTTQESEPLPYCVSSSNDFSDARWFFPSFSQSPY, from the coding sequence ATGATCgaaacaaataagaaagcTAGTTGGTCAGAGCTTTGTCCAGACGTGTTGCGATGTGTTTTCGAACTATTGAGTTTCTCGGATCTTAATCGAACTAGATCAGTTTGTTCATCGTGGCACTCTGCTTCGAGACACTGCGTCCCAACACAAAATCAGATTCCATGGCTAATTTTATTCCCTCGAAACAACgtcaataacaacaacaacaatagttGTGTGTTGTTTGTTCCAGATGATAGAGATAGTctttacaaaaccaaagatcTTGGTGTTGGCTTTATGCTGAGTAATTGTCTAGCTACTTACGGTAGTTGGATCCTAATGATGGATCGTCTCTGTAATCTCAACATTTTGAATCCCTTAACCGGTGAGAAGATTGATCTACCACGTACAAAGTTTGATCTACCAAGGTTGGAATCTAGTGTAGCATGTCTTTGGATAgacgagaaaacaaaagattataTAGTTGTGTGGAAGATAAAAAACTCTTTAGTCTACGCCAAGAAAGGGAATCACACGTGGCAACAAGTTTTCTCTATGAACGAAGAACTATCCGTAGAACAAATTGTTTACGAACACAAGACTCAAAAACTTTACGTACATTTTAATGATTCTACTTTAAGTATTTGGCGTTTGTCTAGAGAGGATCCACATggtgtttttgaaaattatattccatttgactttgtttttcaAGACTTCCTTCCGGATAGAAGAACTGACGAAGAGTTATATGTGAAAGAGTATATTGACACGAGGCTAAACATTGCACTAACAACATCTGGAGAACTCTTGAAGGTAGCTAGTGTAGTGCAAAAGTCCAAAAGATGGCTCTTTCGCATCTACAAGATGAACTATATCAAGCGTCGTTGGGAAAGAATCGAGTCTTTGGGCGATGAGGCATTGATCTTAGATATGGGTATTACTATTGTTGCCAAAGACATCCCCGGGCTCAAGAGAAACTCAATTTATATTAGTGGGTTTGATTATGGTAGAAAACATCTAGACCATATATTTATCTTTGATCTTACAACCCAAGAGAGTGAACCTTTGCCATATTGTGTTTCCTCCTCCAATGATTTCTCTGATGCTCGATGGTTCTTCCCAAGTTTCAGTCAATCTCCTTATTAG